A genomic window from Polaribacter gangjinensis includes:
- a CDS encoding DNA topoisomerase IV subunit B: MSQETKYTEDNIRSLDWKEHIRMRPGMYIGKLGDGSSADDGIYILLKEVIDNSIDEFVMGSGKSIEVSIQGEKVTVRDFGRGIPLGKVVDVVSKMNTGGKYDSKAFKKSVGLNGVGTKAVNALSSYFRVESTRDGKSASAEFSKGNLENQELLNETSRRKGTKVSFVPDELIFKKYKFRNEYVSKMLKNYVYLNPGLTIIFNGEKYFSENGLKDLLEDYNSKDDMLYPIIHLKGTDIEVALTHSKTQYSEEYHSFVNGQNTTQGGTHLAAFREALVKTIREFYGKNFEASDVRKSVIAAIAIKVMEPVFESQTKTKLGSTDMGGDLPTVRTYINDFLKTQLDNYLHKNPEVADKLLRKIMQAERERKELAGIRKLAKDRAKKSSLHNKKLRDCRVHLSDTRHENYLETTLFITEGDSASGSITKSRNVNTQAVFSLKGKPLNSYGLSKKIVYENEEFNLLQAALNIEESMEDLRYNNIVIATDADVDGMHIRLLLITFFLQFFPELIKEGHLYILETPLFRVRDKKETIYCYSEEEKQAAIQKLKGKAEITRFKGLGEISPNEFVHFIGDDIRLDPVMLDKEMSIEQMLEFYMGKNTPDRQKFIIENLKVELDIVEEL, translated from the coding sequence ATGAGTCAAGAAACAAAATATACAGAAGATAATATTAGATCATTAGACTGGAAAGAGCACATTAGAATGCGTCCGGGAATGTATATTGGAAAACTAGGTGATGGTTCTTCTGCTGATGACGGAATTTATATTTTACTAAAAGAAGTTATTGATAATTCTATTGATGAATTTGTGATGGGTTCAGGAAAATCCATTGAAGTTTCCATTCAAGGTGAAAAAGTAACTGTACGTGATTTTGGACGTGGAATTCCTTTAGGAAAAGTTGTTGACGTAGTTTCTAAAATGAATACTGGAGGAAAATATGATTCGAAAGCGTTTAAAAAATCAGTAGGTTTAAATGGAGTTGGAACAAAAGCTGTAAATGCACTTTCTTCTTATTTTAGAGTAGAATCTACGCGTGATGGAAAATCAGCTTCAGCAGAATTTTCAAAAGGAAATTTAGAAAATCAAGAGTTACTAAATGAAACATCTCGCAGAAAAGGAACCAAAGTTTCATTTGTACCTGACGAACTAATTTTCAAAAAATACAAATTCAGAAATGAATATGTATCTAAAATGTTGAAGAATTATGTGTATTTAAATCCAGGTTTGACCATCATTTTCAACGGTGAAAAGTATTTTTCAGAAAACGGCTTAAAAGATTTATTGGAAGATTACAACAGCAAAGACGATATGTTGTATCCAATAATTCATTTAAAAGGTACTGACATAGAAGTTGCTTTAACTCATAGCAAAACTCAATATTCAGAAGAATATCACTCATTTGTAAATGGACAAAACACGACTCAAGGTGGTACACATTTGGCAGCTTTTAGAGAAGCACTTGTAAAAACAATTCGCGAATTTTATGGAAAAAATTTTGAAGCTTCAGATGTTCGAAAATCTGTTATTGCTGCAATTGCCATTAAAGTTATGGAACCTGTTTTTGAAAGTCAAACAAAAACAAAACTAGGCTCAACAGATATGGGAGGAGATTTGCCCACTGTTAGAACCTATATCAATGATTTTTTAAAAACACAGTTAGATAATTATTTGCACAAAAATCCTGAAGTTGCTGATAAGTTATTACGAAAAATAATGCAAGCAGAAAGAGAACGAAAAGAGCTTGCAGGAATTAGAAAATTAGCAAAAGATCGGGCTAAAAAATCAAGTTTGCATAATAAAAAACTGAGAGATTGTAGAGTGCATTTGAGTGATACTCGTCATGAAAATTATCTAGAAACTACTCTTTTTATTACTGAAGGAGATTCAGCTTCTGGTTCCATTACAAAATCACGAAATGTCAATACACAAGCCGTTTTTAGTTTGAAAGGAAAACCGCTAAACTCTTATGGTTTGAGCAAAAAAATTGTCTATGAAAACGAGGAATTCAATTTGTTACAAGCTGCTTTAAATATCGAAGAAAGTATGGAAGATTTGCGATACAATAATATTGTTATTGCAACAGATGCAGATGTAGATGGCATGCATATTCGCTTGTTATTGATTACTTTTTTCCTACAATTTTTCCCGGAATTGATCAAAGAAGGACATTTGTATATTCTAGAAACACCACTATTTAGAGTTCGTGATAAAAAAGAAACTATTTACTGTTATTCTGAGGAAGAAAAACAAGCAGCTATTCAAAAACTGAAAGGCAAAGCTGAAATTACACGATTTAAAGGTTTGGGAGAAATTTCGCCCAACGAATTTGTACATTTTATTGGTGATGACATTCGTTTAGACCCTGTAATGTTAGATAAAGAAATGTCTATAGAACAAATGTTAGAGTTTTATATGGGAAAAAATACACCTGATAGACAGAAATTTATCATTGAAAATTTAAAAGTTGAATTGGATATTGTAGAGGAATTATAA
- the lysA gene encoding diaminopimelate decarboxylase: MENTQLLELAKKYGSPLYVYDTDKISSQYNRLTTAFSGVKNLKLNYAVKALSNINILRFFKDLGAGLDTVSIQEVLLSLKTGIDPKRIIYTPNGVSLQEIEEVAKLGVQINIDNLSILEIFGQKHPEIPVCVRINPHIMAGGNSKISVGHIDSKFGISIHQVPHIKRVVENTKMNINGIHMHTGSDILDIDTFLRATDILFDVAKQFDNIDFIDFGSGFKVPYKPNDISTDIEQLGIQLTERFNEFCTEYGKEITLMFEPGKFLVSEAGSFLAKVNVVKQTTSTVFAHVDSGFNHLVRPMMYDAYHHITNISNPQGRDRYYSVVGYICETDTFASNRRIAEISEEDILCFHNAGAYCFSMASNYNSRYLPAEVMIVNGKDYLIRKRQTIDDILQNQEIVELPKKAAKQVISA, translated from the coding sequence GTGGAAAACACACAACTTTTAGAATTGGCAAAAAAATACGGAAGTCCTTTGTATGTTTATGATACAGACAAAATTTCTTCTCAATATAATAGATTAACAACTGCTTTTAGCGGCGTTAAAAACTTGAAATTGAATTATGCTGTAAAAGCACTTTCTAACATCAATATTTTACGTTTTTTCAAAGATTTAGGTGCAGGTTTAGATACAGTTTCAATCCAAGAAGTACTTTTATCTTTAAAAACTGGTATTGACCCCAAAAGAATTATTTACACTCCAAATGGGGTTTCTTTACAAGAAATTGAAGAAGTTGCCAAATTGGGTGTGCAAATCAATATTGATAATTTATCCATTTTAGAAATATTTGGTCAAAAACATCCTGAAATTCCTGTTTGTGTGCGAATCAATCCACACATTATGGCTGGTGGAAATTCAAAAATTTCAGTTGGTCATATTGATTCTAAATTCGGAATTTCAATTCATCAAGTTCCTCATATCAAGCGTGTTGTAGAAAATACAAAGATGAATATCAACGGAATCCACATGCACACAGGTTCTGATATTTTAGATATTGATACCTTTTTGCGTGCTACAGATATTTTGTTTGATGTTGCAAAACAGTTTGATAATATCGATTTTATCGATTTTGGAAGTGGTTTTAAAGTACCTTACAAACCCAATGATATTTCAACGGATATTGAACAATTAGGCATTCAATTAACAGAACGTTTCAATGAATTTTGCACGGAATATGGCAAAGAAATTACATTGATGTTTGAACCTGGAAAGTTTTTAGTGTCTGAAGCTGGTTCGTTTTTAGCCAAAGTAAATGTGGTAAAACAAACAACTTCAACCGTTTTTGCTCATGTAGATTCTGGATTCAATCATTTGGTTCGTCCAATGATGTATGATGCGTATCATCACATCACAAATATTTCAAATCCTCAAGGCAGAGATCGTTATTACTCTGTGGTTGGTTACATTTGCGAAACTGATACTTTTGCATCAAACAGACGAATTGCAGAAATTTCTGAAGAAGATATTTTGTGTTTTCACAATGCTGGAGCCTATTGTTTTTCAATGGCATCCAACTACAATTCACGTTATTTACCTGCAGAAGTAATGATTGTAAATGGAAAAGATTATTTAATCAGAAAAAGACAAACAATTGATGATATTTTACAAAATCAAGAAATTGTTGAGTTGCCAAAAAAAGCTGCAAAACAAGTCATATCAGCTTAA
- a CDS encoding GNAT family N-acetyltransferase: MKIQLATTADIPRILEIIDDAKALLKSLQIDQWQNGYPNQTQIENDIANNESFIVLNSDNQIIATTMFSIKEEPTYKVIEGNWIIAESEKYGVIHRMATAKESRKSGIAQYIFEYFHDFLKQQNIQSLKIDTHQENLGMQSLVKKLGYQYCGIIYTNYGDKRLAFEKIIAL, translated from the coding sequence ATGAAAATTCAACTTGCAACTACTGCTGATATTCCAAGGATTTTAGAAATTATTGATGATGCAAAAGCATTGCTAAAATCTTTGCAGATTGATCAATGGCAAAATGGCTATCCAAACCAAACTCAAATTGAAAATGACATCGCTAATAATGAAAGTTTTATAGTTTTAAATTCTGATAATCAAATAATTGCAACTACAATGTTTTCTATAAAAGAAGAACCTACCTATAAAGTAATTGAAGGAAATTGGATAATTGCTGAGTCTGAAAAATACGGTGTAATTCATAGAATGGCAACTGCAAAAGAATCCAGAAAAAGCGGAATTGCGCAATATATTTTTGAATATTTTCATGATTTTTTAAAACAACAAAACATCCAAAGTTTAAAGATTGATACACATCAAGAAAACCTTGGAATGCAATCCTTAGTGAAAAAATTGGGTTACCAATATTGTGGCATTATTTACACCAATTATGGTGACAAAAGGCTAGCTTTTGAAAAAATAATAGCACTCTAA
- a CDS encoding type IA DNA topoisomerase, which yields MKVCIAEKPSVAREIANILGANTKRDGFYEGNGYAVTYTFGHLCTLLEPKDYKPHWKNWDLNNLPMLPERFDTKVTGDNGIKKQFNIVKSLFEKADLVINCGDAGQEGELIQRWVMNQCNYKGEVKRLWISSLTEEAIKEGFEKLESSKKYDNLYYAGYSRAIGDWLLGLNATRLYTLKYGGYKQVLSIGRVQTPTLAMLVNRYKEIQNFKPEPYWELQTTYRNTLFNYEDGRFQNKEEGEILAAKVKESDFEIVSVSKKKGTDYAPKLFDLTGLQVHCNNKFGFSADETLQLIQKLYEMKVVTYPRVDTTFLPNDLYPKVPGILSKLTNYSELIQPLLGKKIKKTTRVFDDKKVTDHHAIIPTGVQTNLQYNQQQVYDSIVRRFIAVFYPDSEVANTAVLGKAADVPFKTSGKEIITQGWRVVFETKESAIKKEISEQAILPTFTEGEKGPHEPSFLEKETKPPKNFTEASLLRAMETAGKQVDDDEMRELMKENGIGRPSTRASIIETLFKRKYIERQKKLVIPTQTGIDLIDLIDNELLKSAELTGLWEKRLKEIERGEFNAGTFINNMKKMVDELVYEVRSNTAVKRISSNSPVIANAMKQSENNKKITSSSRPRNDNKNKQLVGKSCPKCQKGTLLKGSSAYGCSEYKNSCDFKISFEIFGKKVSENQLIRLIEKGSTTNLTGFIQETEKVEGLIRFDENFKLKFEQKIIVNEIKQSINKEIASSKTRNDKEKIPCPKCQNGTILKGKTAYGCSEYKNGCDFRFTFENIKQLSNGKPLTKELVLEIISS from the coding sequence ATGAAAGTCTGTATTGCCGAAAAACCAAGCGTAGCAAGAGAAATTGCTAACATTTTAGGAGCCAACACAAAACGTGATGGTTTTTACGAAGGAAATGGCTATGCAGTTACCTATACTTTCGGACATTTATGTACACTTTTAGAACCCAAAGATTACAAACCTCATTGGAAAAATTGGGATTTGAATAATTTACCTATGTTGCCTGAACGTTTTGATACCAAAGTTACTGGCGATAATGGCATCAAAAAGCAATTCAATATTGTAAAATCATTGTTTGAAAAAGCCGATTTGGTCATCAATTGTGGTGATGCTGGACAAGAAGGTGAACTCATTCAACGTTGGGTGATGAATCAATGCAACTACAAAGGCGAAGTAAAACGTTTATGGATTTCTTCCTTAACAGAAGAAGCCATCAAAGAAGGATTTGAAAAATTAGAATCCTCCAAAAAATACGACAATTTATATTATGCTGGCTATTCTAGAGCCATTGGTGATTGGTTATTAGGCCTAAATGCCACACGTTTATACACCTTAAAATACGGTGGTTACAAACAAGTTTTGTCTATTGGGCGAGTACAAACTCCTACGCTAGCAATGTTGGTAAATCGTTATAAAGAGATTCAAAATTTTAAACCTGAACCCTATTGGGAGTTGCAAACTACGTACAGAAATACGCTGTTCAATTACGAAGATGGACGATTTCAAAACAAAGAAGAAGGTGAAATTTTAGCAGCAAAAGTCAAAGAAAGTGATTTTGAAATTGTATCTGTCAGCAAAAAGAAAGGAACTGATTATGCTCCGAAATTGTTTGATTTAACAGGTTTGCAAGTACATTGTAATAATAAATTCGGATTTTCTGCGGATGAAACTTTACAACTCATTCAAAAATTGTATGAAATGAAAGTGGTTACGTATCCAAGAGTTGATACCACTTTTTTACCCAATGATTTGTATCCGAAAGTACCTGGAATACTATCAAAATTAACGAATTACAGTGAACTAATTCAACCGCTTTTAGGGAAAAAAATCAAAAAAACAACCCGCGTTTTTGACGATAAAAAAGTTACTGATCATCATGCAATAATTCCAACTGGAGTTCAAACCAATTTGCAATATAATCAGCAACAAGTGTATGATAGCATCGTAAGACGATTTATTGCCGTTTTTTATCCTGACTCTGAAGTCGCAAATACGGCAGTTTTAGGAAAAGCTGCTGATGTACCCTTTAAAACCTCAGGAAAAGAAATCATTACACAAGGTTGGAGAGTGGTTTTTGAAACCAAAGAGAGTGCTATTAAAAAAGAAATTTCCGAACAAGCCATTTTACCCACATTTACAGAAGGTGAAAAAGGACCTCACGAACCTTCGTTTTTAGAAAAGGAAACAAAACCACCCAAAAACTTCACTGAAGCAAGTTTATTGCGAGCCATGGAAACAGCTGGAAAACAAGTGGATGATGATGAAATGCGCGAATTGATGAAAGAGAATGGTATTGGAAGACCTTCCACAAGAGCAAGTATTATTGAAACGTTGTTCAAACGTAAATACATAGAGCGTCAAAAAAAATTGGTAATTCCGACACAAACTGGCATTGATTTGATTGATTTGATTGATAATGAATTATTGAAATCAGCAGAATTGACAGGTCTTTGGGAAAAACGTTTGAAAGAAATTGAAAGAGGCGAATTCAATGCAGGCACATTTATCAACAACATGAAAAAAATGGTGGATGAATTGGTGTATGAAGTTCGTTCAAATACAGCTGTGAAAAGAATTTCATCAAACTCACCTGTCATTGCGAATGCAATGAAGCAATCTGAAAATAATAAAAAGATTACTTCGTCCTCACGTCCTCGTAATGACAATAAAAACAAACAACTTGTTGGAAAAAGCTGTCCAAAATGCCAAAAAGGAACTCTTTTAAAAGGATCCTCAGCTTATGGTTGTTCGGAATATAAAAATAGTTGTGATTTTAAAATTTCTTTTGAAATTTTTGGTAAGAAAGTTTCTGAAAATCAATTGATTCGTTTGATTGAAAAAGGTTCAACAACTAATTTGACAGGATTTATTCAGGAAACTGAAAAAGTAGAAGGTTTGATTCGCTTTGATGAAAATTTCAAATTGAAATTTGAACAAAAAATAATTGTTAATGAAATAAAGCAATCTATTAATAAAGAGATTGCTTCGTCTAAAACTCGCAATGACAAAGAAAAAATTCCTTGTCCAAAATGTCAAAATGGAACTATTCTAAAAGGAAAAACTGCTTACGGTTGTTCAGAATACAAAAATGGTTGTGATTTTAGATTTACGTTTGAAAACATCAAACAACTTTCCAATGGAAAACCTTTGACGAAAGAGTTGGTTTTGGAAATTATTTCTTCGTAA
- a CDS encoding DUF2975 domain-containing protein, with translation MKKSDNFVFITVKIVAWIIFVGLCIESGGLIVNFLFSIFKPEFVGKLYQKLDLQEIYQKSEAIFYGMYSFALAVSILKAYLFYLVVLLVTKIDLLKPFNEFVSEKILQISYYTFSIGLVSYIARQTGKNITNKGIDTQVLNQFWEDSQAFILMAAVIYIIAIIFKKGIELQNENDLTV, from the coding sequence ATGAAAAAATCAGATAATTTCGTTTTTATTACCGTAAAAATTGTTGCTTGGATAATCTTTGTTGGTTTGTGTATTGAATCAGGAGGATTGATTGTAAATTTCTTATTTAGCATTTTCAAGCCAGAATTTGTCGGAAAATTATATCAAAAATTAGATTTGCAAGAAATCTATCAAAAAAGCGAAGCTATATTTTATGGCATGTATAGTTTTGCTTTAGCTGTGTCAATCTTAAAAGCTTATTTATTCTATTTAGTTGTTTTACTTGTTACTAAAATCGATTTATTAAAACCTTTCAATGAGTTTGTTTCTGAAAAGATTTTACAAATTAGTTACTACACTTTTTCAATTGGATTGGTAAGTTACATTGCAAGACAAACAGGAAAAAACATCACAAATAAAGGAATTGACACTCAAGTTTTAAATCAGTTTTGGGAAGATAGTCAAGCTTTTATTTTGATGGCAGCTGTAATTTATATCATTGCTATCATCTTTAAAAAAGGAATTGAATTACAAAATGAAAATGATTTAACAGTATAA
- a CDS encoding helix-turn-helix domain-containing protein, giving the protein MAIIVNLDVMMAKRKMSLNELSEKVDLTLSNLSILKTGKAKAIRFSTLEAICKVLECQPGDILEFKNDE; this is encoded by the coding sequence ATGGCCATAATTGTAAACCTAGATGTAATGATGGCAAAGCGAAAAATGTCATTGAACGAACTTTCTGAAAAAGTAGATTTAACACTTTCTAATCTGTCAATTTTAAAAACCGGAAAAGCAAAAGCCATACGTTTTAGTACTTTAGAAGCCATTTGTAAAGTGTTAGAATGTCAACCTGGAGATATTTTAGAATTCAAGAATGACGAATAA
- a CDS encoding Tex family protein yields the protein MELISYIIQQTKLSHQAIENTISLLNEDCTIPFIARYRKEITGNLDEVEIGEILKYKELFEALEKRKKAILKALEEQNLLTPELSEKIQNSEDIIALEDVYLPFKKKRKTKAETARLQGLEPLAKMIMSQRINDLQFTAKKFVTKEVENIENALEGARFIIAEWINERTDIRNNIRQQIARFGFISSKVINAKTEDEKAQKFKDYFDWEESLNRIPSHRFLAIVRAESEGFIRVKISIDDEIAIQKIERSIFRSQNDCTSQIQLAIQDAYKRLLFPSLSNEALQLAKEKADDEAIAVFSKNLKQLLLGAPLGEKKVLAIDPGFRSGCKIVCINAQGDLEHNETIYPHEPQKKLLEAIKKISFLVDGHKIDAIAIGNGTASRETEQFIQKIQFKNPVAIFVVSEAGASIYSASKIARDEFPNYDVTVRGAISIGRRLQDPLAELVKIDAKSIGVGQYQHDVDQSKLKKSLDLVVESCVNIVGININTASESLLSYVSGIGPKLAQNIIQFRNENGSFSSRNDIKKVSGLGAKAFEQAAGFLRIKNAKNPLDDSAVHPENYALIDKMAKDLNIKVADFIGNKALIQKIPLQNYISSSIGLPTLQDIMNELEKPGVDPREKATVFSFDATIKTIDDLRIGQILPGIVNNITNFGCFVDIGIKESGLIHVSNLSDTFVKDVNAIVSLQQQITTKVLEVDKQRKRIQLALIK from the coding sequence ATGGAGTTAATTTCATACATCATTCAACAAACCAAACTTTCGCATCAAGCAATTGAAAATACCATTTCTTTGTTAAATGAAGATTGTACTATTCCTTTTATAGCAAGGTATAGAAAAGAAATTACAGGAAATTTGGATGAAGTTGAAATTGGTGAAATTCTAAAATACAAAGAACTTTTTGAGGCTTTAGAAAAACGTAAAAAAGCAATTTTAAAAGCCTTAGAAGAACAAAATTTGTTGACACCTGAATTGTCTGAAAAAATTCAAAATTCTGAAGATATCATTGCTTTAGAAGATGTGTATTTGCCTTTTAAGAAAAAACGAAAAACAAAAGCAGAAACTGCTCGTTTGCAAGGTTTAGAGCCTTTGGCAAAAATGATCATGAGTCAGAGAATTAATGATTTGCAATTTACTGCTAAAAAATTCGTAACTAAAGAAGTTGAAAATATCGAAAATGCGTTAGAAGGTGCACGTTTTATCATTGCAGAATGGATTAATGAACGAACAGATATTCGAAATAACATAAGACAACAAATTGCGCGTTTTGGATTTATTTCATCAAAAGTAATCAATGCAAAAACTGAGGATGAAAAAGCTCAAAAATTCAAAGATTATTTTGATTGGGAAGAATCACTGAACAGGATTCCATCTCATCGATTTTTAGCTATTGTAAGAGCTGAAAGTGAAGGATTTATTCGAGTAAAAATTTCGATTGATGATGAAATAGCAATCCAAAAAATTGAGCGTAGTATTTTTCGTTCTCAAAATGATTGTACTTCTCAAATTCAATTGGCAATTCAGGATGCTTATAAGCGATTATTATTTCCTTCTTTGTCAAACGAAGCTTTACAATTAGCTAAAGAAAAAGCAGATGATGAAGCAATTGCTGTTTTTTCTAAAAACCTGAAACAGTTACTTTTAGGAGCACCTTTGGGTGAGAAAAAAGTATTAGCTATTGATCCTGGTTTTCGTTCTGGATGTAAAATTGTGTGCATAAACGCTCAAGGAGATTTAGAACACAATGAAACCATTTATCCGCACGAACCTCAAAAGAAATTGTTAGAAGCTATAAAAAAAATAAGTTTTTTAGTAGATGGTCATAAAATTGATGCTATTGCTATTGGAAATGGGACAGCATCAAGAGAAACTGAACAATTCATTCAAAAAATTCAATTTAAAAATCCAGTAGCTATTTTTGTGGTTAGTGAAGCTGGAGCTTCAATTTATTCAGCTTCAAAAATTGCTAGAGATGAGTTTCCAAATTATGATGTTACAGTTCGTGGAGCAATTTCTATTGGCAGGCGATTGCAAGATCCTTTGGCTGAATTGGTAAAAATCGACGCAAAATCCATTGGAGTTGGACAATATCAGCATGATGTAGATCAATCTAAATTGAAAAAATCCTTGGATCTTGTCGTTGAAAGTTGCGTAAATATAGTGGGCATTAATATCAACACTGCAAGTGAATCATTATTGAGTTATGTTTCAGGAATTGGGCCAAAACTGGCTCAAAATATCATACAATTCCGTAATGAAAATGGTTCTTTTAGCTCTAGAAACGACATTAAAAAAGTTTCAGGTTTGGGCGCAAAAGCCTTTGAACAAGCTGCAGGTTTTTTAAGAATTAAAAATGCAAAAAATCCTTTGGATGATTCTGCTGTACATCCTGAAAATTACGCGTTGATTGACAAAATGGCGAAAGATTTGAACATAAAAGTTGCTGATTTTATTGGAAATAAAGCATTGATTCAAAAAATTCCATTACAAAATTATATTTCTTCATCCATTGGTTTGCCAACGTTGCAAGATATCATGAATGAATTGGAAAAACCGGGTGTAGATCCCAGAGAAAAAGCAACAGTATTTTCATTTGATGCAACTATAAAAACGATTGATGACCTGAGAATTGGACAAATTTTACCAGGAATTGTCAATAATATTACCAATTTTGGATGTTTTGTTGATATCGGAATCAAAGAAAGTGGTTTGATTCACGTTTCAAATTTGTCAGATACTTTTGTAAAAGATGTCAATGCAATCGTTTCTTTGCAACAGCAAATTACTACAAAAGTGTTGGAAGTTGACAAACAAAGAAAACGCATACAATTGGCATTGATAAAATAG